One window of Aliarcobacter lanthieri genomic DNA carries:
- a CDS encoding HPP family protein has protein sequence MFAIYNNGTVGFRSTTDNLYELKNIDEAESVRFEPKEGLIQDFSSELNKNQKNEFLNSYKKIASLDNLEPVYKIKDIMTKDVMYATTNFTIAELYEFIKDKGVSQIPITAFGKKIIGIINKKIILTLIMNNIDDIESVLKRKIEDVYLPEVLTADPESDVRHVVKVMLDLKIDAIPIVDENDILVGIVSKTDILKAVANLPKLQLWS, from the coding sequence ATGTTTGCTATTTACAATAATGGAACAGTAGGCTTTAGAAGTACAACAGATAATTTATATGAATTAAAAAATATTGATGAAGCAGAAAGTGTTAGATTTGAACCTAAAGAGGGATTGATTCAAGATTTTTCTAGTGAACTAAATAAAAATCAAAAAAATGAATTTTTAAATTCTTATAAAAAAATTGCATCTTTAGATAACTTAGAACCAGTTTATAAAATAAAAGATATTATGACAAAAGATGTTATGTATGCTACTACAAATTTCACTATTGCAGAATTATATGAATTTATAAAAGATAAAGGTGTTTCTCAAATTCCAATAACAGCTTTTGGTAAAAAAATTATTGGAATTATAAATAAAAAAATTATTCTAACTTTAATAATGAATAATATAGATGATATAGAATCTGTATTAAAAAGAAAAATAGAAGATGTTTATTTACCAGAAGTTCTAACAGCAGACCCTGAATCAGATGTAAGACATGTTGTTAAAGTAATGTTGGATTTAAAAATTGATGCTATACCTATTGTTGATGAAAATGATATTTTAGTAGGGATTGTATCTAAAACTGATATTTTAAAAGCTGTTGCAAATTTACCAAAATTGCAGTTATGGTCTTAA